In the bacterium genome, CACGTTGTTCTCGTAGCGCACCGAAACCTGCGCCTTGCCGTCGGGACGGAGATAGGAGAGGATTCCCTTCTTGCGGCATTCGGCCAGCCGCCACGTCAATTTATGGGCGAGCACGATCGGCAACGGCATCAGTTCTTCGGTCTGCCGGCAGGCGTAGCCGAACATCATTCCCTGATCACCGGCGCCGCCCCGGTCCACGCCCATGCTGATGTCGGGGCTTTGCTTGTTGATGGCCGTGATCACCGAGCAGGAATCGCCGTCGAAGCCGTACGCACCGTCTTTGTAGCCGATGCTCTTGATCACGCCGCGAACGAGGGAGGGAATATCCACCCAGGTCTCAGTCTTGATTTCTCCCCCCACCAGAACCAGTCCCGTCGAAACGAACGTCTCGCAGGCAACGCGTCCCATCGGGTCATCCCGTATGACCGCGTCCAATACGGCATCGGAAATCTGATCGCAGATCTTGTCGGGATGGCCTTCGGTCACTGATTCACTCGAAAAAACGAAGTTGCTCATTGTCCTCTCTATGAGGGCGAAAGTTCCCGGCCCGCCTGTCACTCGCCCGTGATGACGCGCGGCTATTTACGTATTTCGATTTTTGTCCGAAAAGGGAGCGGTTTTCAGTCGGCGGCGGGACCGGAGGCGATTTCGCTGGAATCGCCGAGGTTGTACCGCAGGAAGTGCCCCGTGATGCACGAGTTGTTGCCGACCAGCGATCCGGTCACGAGCG is a window encoding:
- the metK gene encoding methionine adenosyltransferase, whose translation is MSNFVFSSESVTEGHPDKICDQISDAVLDAVIRDDPMGRVACETFVSTGLVLVGGEIKTETWVDIPSLVRGVIKSIGYKDGAYGFDGDSCSVITAINKQSPDISMGVDRGGAGDQGMMFGYACRQTEELMPLPIVLAHKLTWRLAECRKKGILSYLRPDGKAQVSVRYENNVPTKVETIVVSCQHDEEATQEDILHDVKREILPFAIPDRLITSDCRIFVNPTGKFVEGGPKADAGLTGRKIIVDTYGGWVPHGGGAFSGKDPTKVDRSAAYAARWIAKNVVAAGLADECMVQLAYAIGEPEPVSVLADTKGTGKIA